Proteins from one Belonocnema kinseyi isolate 2016_QV_RU_SX_M_011 chromosome 8, B_treatae_v1, whole genome shotgun sequence genomic window:
- the LOC117177703 gene encoding 3-ketodihydrosphingosine reductase: MGALIGIGICLLVLLILVLAAKQIWPTRLKNVENKHVVITGGSSGIGKCVALVAAKSGAHVTIIARDIQKLESAKSEIVRACRDRDTQKVEYFSLDIGKSYEDVEKSLHDLEKSMGPIYMLVNCAGTAICGKIEDTTAESLKLMVDLNFLGTFYCIKAVVPSMKSRKEGIIVLTSSQAACLGIFGYSAYCSTKFSLRGLAESISMELFPYNISVTLSLPPDTDTPGFATEELTKPLETKLIGKTAGLFKSEDVANKLFKDALAGKFFSIIGFESFILTTLTAGMSPFTSWCEVIMQSMLMGLLRIVGAFYLVSFQRIVLNCLKTRDQSKKSE; the protein is encoded by the exons ATGGGTGCCTTGATAGGAATTGGAATTTGTCTTCTTGTATTGTTGATCCTCGTTTTGGCAGCAAAACAAATCTGGCCAACTCGACTAAAAAATGTGGAAAACAAGCATGTGGTG ataaccGGTGGTTCAAGTGGCATAGGAAAATGCGTGGCTCTGGTTGCCGCGAAAAGTGGAGCCCACGTGACCATAATAGCACGGGACATTCAAAAATTGGAATCTGCAAAAAGCGAAATTGTCCGAGCGTGCAGAGACAGAGACACACAAAAAGTCGAGTATTTCTCCCTGGACATTGGAAAAAGCTACGAGGATGTGGAGAAATCGTTGCACGATCTTGAAAAGTCCATGGGACCAATTTACATGCTGGTAAATTGCGCTGGCACAGCAATCTGTGGAAAAATCGAGGATACCACAGcggaaagtttaaaattgatggtTGACCTGAATTTTCTCGGTACCTTTTACTGCATCAAAGCTGTCGTGCCCTCAATGAAAAGCAGGAAGGAAGGAATTATCGTTTTGACTTCTTCTCAAGCTGCCTGTCTAG GAATCTTCGGTTATTCAGCTTACTGCAGTACGAAATTTTCTCTTCGTGGATTGGCTGAAAGTATATCTATGGAATTATTTCCTTACAATATATCTGTGACACTTAGTTTGCCACCTGACACTGACACTCCAGGTTTCGCTACTGAAGAATTGACGAAGCCTTTGGAAACTAAGTTAATAGGGAAAACTGCTGGTCTTTTTAAGTCTGAAGAtgttgcaaacaaattatttaaagacgCTCTG GCTGGGAAGTTTTTTTCGATAATCGGCTTCGAGAGTTTCATATTGACGACTCTTACTGCAGGAATGTCGCCCTTTACATCCTGGTGTGAAGTAATAATGCAGTCAATGCTGATGGGATTGTTGAGGATTGTTGGAGCTTTTTACCTCGTTTCATTCCAACGAATAGTCTTAAACTGTTTGAAGACTCGTGACCAGAGCAAAAAGTCAGAGTAG